Within the Phaseolus vulgaris cultivar G19833 chromosome 9, P. vulgaris v2.0, whole genome shotgun sequence genome, the region AGGAACTCGACAGAAGAAAACCCTCCATGGCCATCGAAGACAGCCGCGAAAGAGAAGCCCTGAAGGCCATCGGGTCGAACAATGATGTCGTCCTCCATCTCTTCACGAAGACCCTGCAAGGCTATGGACCCCCATCTCACACCGGGCACCTCAGTCAAAGACGATGGAGCATCGATGGCTATGGCAGAGCAGCACCGGCCCctggtggtggtggtgaagGTGTTTTTGTGTGTGGTCTTAGAGGTGGAGCGAGTATGGAGCTTGCATAAGAGGAATCTTTGCATGTGTGGAGTTGACAGGGCCATGATGGAGGATTCGGACAGTGAAGGGAAGGAGGAGAAAGAAAGTGTTTTTGTGTTGAGTTTAGGATAGAGAGATATAGATAAGCGAGAGTTAATAGAAGCCTCTAACTGCTTTAACGGATTGGATTCCACGATGggatgagatgagattcttcacAAGCTTCTTCAACGCGTGAAACCTTAAAAATGGGCCCACCCACAACTGACGTGGCAAGACAGGAACGTGGACCATCATGGTCCTGGCCCTACTCATGTAACACAAACACTAATGTTTGGATTTTTTATTGGTCAAACTATAATACCTTGCTTATTTATTTCAACATGATGTGCGGTTGTGGTTAAGATCAGATTAAGTAATGGCTGCTGCTGGAGTCaagttgtattttttattaatttggtaaaaaaaattacctcttaattattaaaattttaaaaaattattaaaatgaataaatcaTGTTAAAATGTTACGTGAAGAAATCGTGTTAAGATAAATACAActtaattttagaattaaagttgtaattttaattaaaaagtgtCAAAGTATAATCACTTacctattttattaattttaaaaaaaatattttaatgattaagagataaaattacactaaattaataattaagacttaagataataattaagaataatattttattttttcattttgaaaatatatatttttgaatgagAGTGTAAATCATATAAGACCCTTCCATCTGATTAAAAATGGTaagagaattttaaaaataatgtagcATAGTAAGATCcacaaaaattatattaaaacctCGATGCTCTCAATAATAATGAGTTTGGATtgaaatattcaattattttaagttttcaTAGAAGATcctaataaatatttgatttagtaatttttatttttagtagggatgatttaaaaaataataaatgtcaAAATTTCAAGttatgtttaataaaattagaattttaacttcttactattttattttacaaattatacaatagttttaaatttctttctttcgTATTCTCTTTAAAATTATGACTGTAATCTTTTATTCAATCAAAAGCTACCCTTTAGAAGACAAAAGAGTTTATGGCACTTTGACTCGATCAAATTGTGTATTTTCCTGATTTATCGATTCCTCAAATCTATTTTTGTTTCATGTGTAGATTTTATGCATGTATATGATATTTTAGCTGAATAGATTAATCTCTACCAGTTTTGTAGTCATATGTTCTATTGTGAATCAGGTTGCTTAAAAGCAAATTAGGATTTTCTAactttacataatttttttattcttgctAAGAAGAGAACATGAATAAAGGTAGGAGGAGTTGATAAATTTTCCTCCATTTTAGTTTCGTCGAAATTCGGTATAAAATTCAATCTTTAGTTAAAATTGAATGATAGTTTGGAATGATATCAAATTTGTTTTAGATTCTGATGATTtaagtaaataattaaaaatgatttaaatataaattatattatttgtgtagtataacttaattttttatcagaaaaaaaaaataaataaatatgaacttCAATCCTTATACAGAAGGATAATACATCCTCTATAACTAAACATACAAACCAAAGACACCTAACAACGCCAGTCAACATCTAACCAAGCAACTAAGAAGAAAGTAATACTCAAAAACAACATTAATTCATATTCATGCTAGTTAGAATCCATTTTGAACTTCTTTGAAATGAGTAGAAAAATACCCTTTAATGTTATATTATTTTGGTTTGAATATGGCTCTAATTTGCATACATACAAACAAACAACAGTAGCTAGTTTAGAAGGAAATAGCTTGAGCTAAGTGAAGAAAATAGGTAAATTCCTGTCCCTAGTTTAAGATAGCAGCATAACACTTCTCTGGCACTTAAGTAAATTCTTCCCTCAAATAATGGGGTCCGGGCTTAAAATGATCAGGTTCGTAATATGCCTCTGGCCTGTAAATTCCAGCATCGTTCATTCGGTTGCTCAAAACATGAAGAATGGCTTTCTTCTCACCTCCATACTCATCCCTGTTGTTCTCAACATATTCATTGGCCTCAGCTGCTATCTCATTCACAAATTCAAAACGATTGTCTTCCGATAACAGTAACCTCTCTATGTCCAACGTCAACATCTTTCCCTGTTCCCTAATCTTCCTTACCTGCTCCTCCATGAAAGGAATGCGCTCCATTTTGGGTTCCATATACTCATCCTTTTTTATCTGCAACAAAATGAATTTTTGCTTAGAGTAACATGAGATTAGAGAAGGCTGTGTATCAATAACATTCCCGTTTGGGTAAATAGCTTAGCTAAGCACTTACTGAATAAGTACTTACCGTGTAAGTACTACTTACGTATAAAGAATATTATATGATCAgagaaaataaagttaaattatttttatcagaTATTATGGAGGGTTTATTGAAATAAGATCAAAACAGTATGAGCatatcataaattattttcGTAAGTTATCCCAAACACTTACATAATTACTTCAATCAAAAGATAAGTCCAAATAAGCTTTTCCGAACACTGACATAATTACTTTATATCATAAGATATAGGGGTGTTTAGTGGGTCAGATATCCCACTATCCAACTCAACCCAATTAGATTGAGTTTCATTTATGATTGAGTTAAACCTAAATCACTCTTATACGAGTTGGGTGATGAGTTTAGTTTGAGTGAACTCGGACTCACTCTTATACTAGTGTAATGGACAAATTGtgttatgtttttcttcttcatgcCTTAAATTAGTTTGGACAAACTTATTATAACTTAACTTATTAATAACTTACTTGAAgcctttaattaatttttgtaaagattatgttattatttaattaggTTGATACTTGAAAATTACAgctttaaacaaaaaaaaaaaaagttttcaaaacatTGACCCAATTTAATCCAACCCACTAAAGAGTGGGTTgagtttaacataaaaaaatgtagAAACCCAACCCACCTCATTCTTTTAGTGGGTTGGATAATGGGTTTGCCCAAAATCTTACCCAACCGGTGAGACAAGTTCAAATAAGCTTAGCTAAGCACTAATGAGACAAGTTCAAATAAGCTTTTCCAAATGCATCAATTACAAGTACTAATGTTCACCACTATGGCAAACATAAAAATCATTGAAGAAGCTACATGTGCACCAAGATCGATCAGAAGATGAGCATGCATCGAGAGTAGAGACTAATGTAACAATATAGGAAGATGTGCAAGGAAACCAAGATACAAAGAAGCAAAGACAtggattaaattaaattaaattggcTTATATTTATCTCAGGAGATGAAAAAAAACAGTTATCTTTTGCAAACAATTATGTTCTTAAATAGTAATATACGTGTAAATGTCATAGCATTGACATCAAGCAATCATATGCAATGCATAAAAATCTAGATTGCTAATTCTATTTCACTTTTCCAATCAGTCTACTTTCAAATCCTACAATGCAATAAATCAGTCTATGATAACCTCAACTCTCTCATCCATCTAACTTACAAAAAGTTTCGAATGGTTATACTAAAATCCTTATTTTATAGCAAATGAACAACCATGGGTAAATATTTAGTGGGAAATACCCATCTCCCGACTCATCATGTTGCACTTAAAAGCAATACCTCTTCCAATTGAGGTTGGTGGCCAAGAAAAccaaaaatacaaattaatctCACTCTAATATCCTAACTAACCCTTTAGGCTAGATAAATTCAAACATCTAACTAACACTTAGCACAACAATACTCCCACAACTAAGACTTTACATATTGAAAAAGCTTTCTAAACTGGGAAACAAGTACAAATACACAAGCAAACCCCTTCATTTTCACCTCTTTCAATTTGGGAATTTAGACAAACAGGTAAGAGGCAAGGGTGGAAAGCAGTAATTGTAAGAAAGAGAAATCGGGAGCAAAGATACCAATTTTCTTCGCCTCCACACTCGTCGTCCACGACCCTCCTTTCGCATTTGATGCATCATCTTGCAAATCGAATGAACCCATAAACAAGTTCAGTTGAGcacaaacaaaaatttaaacttttcGAATTTCTTTTACCTGCGAGCAAACCCAGAGTCCCGAATTTCCACCTCTTAACTCCATCTTCtgcaaacaaaaataattatagtgaatttgaatttcagaaaataaattgaattataaTATTAGTGGCAAGAGAAATAAGAAATTACAGGTAAAG harbors:
- the LOC137821104 gene encoding protein PLASTID TRANSCRIPTIONALLY ACTIVE 7, yielding MALPMNSFTLSSTLPKMELRGGNSGLWVCSQMMHQMRKEGRGRRVWRRRKLIKKDEYMEPKMERIPFMEEQVRKIREQGKMLTLDIERLLLSEDNRFEFVNEIAAEANEYVENNRDEYGGEKKAILHVLSNRMNDAGIYRPEAYYEPDHFKPGPHYLREEFT